The nucleotide sequence GAGGATCCGAGCGTGCCGTCCGCGCTGCCCACGCCCGACGCCTGGGCCTGGTTCACGCAGAACGGGAAGGACGAGGCCTCGACGTGGCGCAACGAGGTCACCGTCACCTCGGCGGAGTTCATCCGCGGCTTCGAACCCGGCAGGTATCTGCCGCTCATCGCCCCGACGCCGCTGCTGATGATCGTGGCGCCGCACGACCGGACCACGCCGGGCGCGGGCGCCACGACGGCGTACGAGACCGCCGCGCACCCCAAGAAGCTGGAGCTCATCCCGGGCGGGCACTTCGACGCCTACGACGGCGAGGAATTCCGTCTCGCCTCGCGGGCGGCCCGCGACTGGTTCACCGAGCACCTGCACGCCCGGACCTGAACACTGCAGGCCGAGGGACGGCCGAGCCGCCGTCGGTCCCGCGGTACGCGCGGGGCCGGCGGCCGTCCCGCACCGCGTGCGATCGGCGGCGGACCGGCCCCGCACATCGCCAAACGGTCCCGATCAGCGGACGCAGACCACGCTGACCAGCGTGAATGACGCGTAGAACGGGCCGTCGGAGAGGCTGCTGAACCAGCGTCGGCCGCGGTCCCGGTCGATGTGGCCCTCGTCGACGGCCCTCTGCATGATGCGGCCGAGGCCGAGCGTGTGGTCGGCGTCCTGGAAGTCCCGGAAGACCGGTGTCGTGGCGAGTACCGCTTCCGTGCGGAATCCGGCCTGTTCGGCCAGGCGTGCCAGGCTGCGTCCGATGGTCGCGTTACGCACCACTTCGGCGGTGGTGTATCGGGTGAAGGCGCGGCTTGTCTCAAGGTCCTCGGCGTCGACGATCAGGGTGTCCCAGTCGGGTTCGGCGAGGCCGACCCGCGCGCCCGGCCGGGTCGCACGGTGCAACTGCGCCAGTGCGTCGGCGGGTTCGGCGACATGCATGAGGACACGGTCGGTCTTGGCGCGGTCCACCGTGCCCGGCTCGACGGGCAGGGCGTGGATGTCGCCCTCACGGATCTGCACCTGGTCCAGGCCGTGTGTGCGTTCGCGGGCGTGGACCAGCATGGCCGGGTCGCGGTCGACGCCGATCACGGTGCCATGTGTCCCGGCACGCCGGGCCAGCGCCGGCAGATCGGTACCCGGCCCGCATCCCGCGTCCAGGACGGTCTGGCCGGGCTGGATGTCCAGCAGGTCGAGCAACTGCTGCTTGTAGGCCCGGCCGGCGTCTCCGGCGGCGGCGCGCAACATGTAGGCGGCCTGGTCCGGGACGGGCACACCAAGAGTCGATGACATAGGTGTCAGTCAAGCACCACCGATCCCACCCGACGTCACTCCCGTGAAATCCGCGATCCCCGGGATCACCGAATACCGGACGGCGCGGACAAAACCCCGGTTGCGGGAACTGAACCCCGTCGGAAGTATTTCCCGCGTCGGCCCAGCCGCGAAGCTGTCGTGCCCGCGCCCGCGCTCACGATCGCCCCCACGCCGTGCGCGGGCGGCGCGACCTGGCTCGTTCCCCCGCTGAAGAACACGCCCACGTACTCGTTCGCGACCGTCCTCGCAAGAGCGATGAACAGTGCGGAAATAGTGCTCAGCGGAATTGAGCAATTCGGAATTCGCGTCGCTCGGAAACCCGGGCCGAGGTCACGGCTGCCCTTATGGATGGCAGGCATCGAGTGGACACTTCCTCCATTGTGGTGAGCCCGAAATGAATGAAACGCATGCTTCGCAATTGCTTTTCGGCCACCTACTGTCTGCCCTCACCGGAACCCGGACCGCTGCCGCGGTGACGGGCGCCTGCCCTGCGGTCCGCCGCGGGACCGATCCGGGTGTCCACGACACGCCAAGCACAGTGCGCGAAGGAGTGCCCCATGGCCGTCGACTACATAGTGATCGTCGTCTATCTCGCCGGCATGCTGGCCATGGGCTGGTGGGGCATGCGCCGTTCCAGGTCCAAGAGCGAGTTCCTGGT is from Streptomyces cadmiisoli and encodes:
- a CDS encoding methyltransferase domain-containing protein, translated to MSSTLGVPVPDQAAYMLRAAAGDAGRAYKQQLLDLLDIQPGQTVLDAGCGPGTDLPALARRAGTHGTVIGVDRDPAMLVHARERTHGLDQVQIREGDIHALPVEPGTVDRAKTDRVLMHVAEPADALAQLHRATRPGARVGLAEPDWDTLIVDAEDLETSRAFTRYTTAEVVRNATIGRSLARLAEQAGFRTEAVLATTPVFRDFQDADHTLGLGRIMQRAVDEGHIDRDRGRRWFSSLSDGPFYASFTLVSVVCVR